One part of the Acidimicrobiales bacterium genome encodes these proteins:
- the mca gene encoding mycothiol conjugate amidase Mca: MVDQRLCLLTVHAHPDDESSKGAGTVARYHDEGVRTVLVTCTGGEAGDILNKAMDRPEVRADLPAIRRRELHNAADIIGYDEVVWLGYRDSGMPGTPENAHADAFANAPFDEAVGRLVEVIRRERPQVIVTYADDQQGYPHPDHLRVHDISGPAFDAAGDPGAYPELGEPWQPSKIYYSVWSRQRTEAAHQRYLELGLESPYSDEWFQRPWLDHRVTTTIDITGYSGVRGAALLAHATQIDPESPFWFGLPPEELAKLNTREDYIRARSLVDSPVPEDDLFAGVREVAEWSRS, translated from the coding sequence ATGGTCGATCAGCGTCTCTGCCTGTTGACCGTGCACGCCCACCCCGACGACGAATCGTCCAAAGGCGCTGGCACGGTGGCCCGCTACCACGACGAAGGGGTGCGCACGGTGCTGGTCACCTGCACCGGGGGCGAGGCCGGCGACATCCTCAACAAGGCCATGGACCGTCCGGAGGTGCGGGCCGACCTGCCGGCGATCCGGCGGCGCGAGCTGCACAACGCGGCCGACATCATCGGCTACGACGAGGTCGTGTGGCTCGGCTACCGCGACTCGGGCATGCCGGGCACCCCGGAGAACGCGCATGCCGACGCCTTCGCCAACGCGCCCTTCGACGAGGCCGTCGGGCGGCTGGTCGAGGTGATCCGGCGGGAGCGGCCGCAGGTCATCGTCACCTACGCCGACGACCAGCAGGGCTACCCCCATCCCGACCACCTGCGGGTGCACGACATCTCGGGCCCGGCCTTCGACGCCGCCGGCGACCCCGGGGCCTACCCCGAGCTGGGGGAGCCGTGGCAGCCGTCGAAGATCTACTACTCGGTCTGGTCGCGGCAGCGCACCGAGGCCGCCCACCAGCGCTACCTGGAGCTGGGGCTCGAGTCGCCCTACAGCGACGAGTGGTTCCAGCGGCCGTGGCTCGACCACCGCGTCACCACCACGATCGACATCACCGGCTACTCGGGGGTGCGGGGCGCGGCGCTGCTGGCGCACGCGACGCAGATCGACCCGGAGTCGCCGTTCTGGTTCGGGCTGCCGCCCGAGGAGCTGGCCAAGCTCAACACCCGTGAGGACTACATCCGGGCGCGGTCGCTGGTCGACTCCCCGGTGCCGGAGGACGACCTGTTCGCCGGGGTGCGGGAGGTGGCCGAGTGGTCGCGTTCCTGA
- a CDS encoding SCP2 sterol-binding domain-containing protein — MVAFLSQDWLDALRSSMEGLPASPGASALVQFVVNGAPEGNVVYSTQYDDGRVVDAAVGKPAGDPDLTVTLAYDDAVRLARGDLELSAAYMQGTVKVEGDMARLFALLPATHRPPYKAAITDLAAKTDF; from the coding sequence GTGGTCGCGTTCCTGAGCCAGGACTGGTTGGACGCGCTGCGCTCCTCGATGGAGGGGCTCCCGGCTTCTCCGGGGGCGTCGGCGCTGGTGCAGTTCGTGGTCAACGGCGCCCCGGAGGGCAACGTCGTGTACTCCACGCAGTACGACGACGGCCGGGTGGTCGACGCTGCGGTCGGCAAGCCGGCCGGCGACCCCGATCTCACCGTCACGCTCGCCTACGACGACGCCGTGCGGTTGGCGCGGGGCGACCTGGAGCTGAGCGCCGCCTACATGCAGGGCACGGTGAAGGTCGAGGGCGACATGGCCCGCCTCTTCGCCCTCCTCCCCGCCACCCACCGCCCTCCCTACAAAGCCGCGATCACCGACCTCGCTGCCAAGACCGACTTCTGA
- a CDS encoding magnesium transporter, with protein MRALYGPDTPGVRQGFVALTLNSSTSLVAGAFLGSITSTLDDHPGLMVLVPAAIGLRGNIFGAFGNRMSTALHAGTFRWSLRREAVLGQSVLACVVLTMAMSLVLAIEARGIAGLAPEGTIGLLSMSTISILGGMLASVVVLAAALGLTAGAVRFNWDLDNVTAPLVSTLGDVLTLPALYLATFVVGASLASTTLGWLLVVASVVVLVAGWRSPSRALRRIVRESMPVLAVAGCISAGAGLALAHSQGRFEALPALLVLVPAHLSSAGALGGILSGRLSSKLFLGLVRADGWPNRGARRDISVVLSLALPVFLLNGLGAHLVARLLGQVSPGLLQMVGVSLLGGVLAIVFVVGVAYYGTIVAYRTGTDPDTYGIPVVSSTVDLVGALTLVAAIVVFGLS; from the coding sequence TTGCGCGCCCTCTACGGCCCGGACACGCCTGGTGTCCGGCAGGGTTTCGTCGCGCTCACGCTGAACTCGTCCACCAGCCTCGTCGCCGGCGCCTTCCTGGGCTCGATCACCAGCACGCTCGACGACCACCCGGGGCTGATGGTGCTGGTCCCGGCGGCGATCGGGCTGCGGGGCAACATCTTCGGGGCGTTCGGCAACCGCATGTCGACCGCGCTCCACGCCGGTACGTTCCGCTGGTCGCTGCGGCGCGAGGCGGTGCTCGGCCAGAGCGTGCTGGCCTGCGTGGTGCTGACGATGGCGATGTCGCTGGTGCTGGCGATCGAGGCGCGGGGCATCGCCGGGCTGGCGCCGGAGGGCACGATCGGGCTGCTGTCGATGTCGACCATCTCGATCCTCGGGGGGATGCTCGCCTCGGTGGTGGTGCTCGCCGCCGCCCTCGGGCTCACCGCGGGTGCGGTGCGGTTCAACTGGGACCTCGACAACGTGACCGCGCCCCTCGTGTCGACGCTGGGTGACGTGCTCACCCTCCCGGCGCTCTACCTGGCGACCTTCGTGGTCGGGGCGTCGCTGGCGTCGACCACGCTGGGCTGGCTGCTGGTGGTCGCCTCGGTGGTGGTGCTGGTGGCGGGGTGGCGGTCGCCCAGCCGGGCGCTGCGCCGGATCGTGCGCGAGTCGATGCCGGTGCTGGCGGTGGCCGGGTGCATCAGCGCCGGTGCCGGTCTGGCGCTGGCCCACTCGCAGGGTCGATTCGAGGCGCTGCCGGCGCTGCTGGTGCTGGTGCCGGCCCACCTGTCGAGCGCCGGGGCGCTGGGCGGGATCCTGTCGGGGCGGCTGTCGTCGAAGCTGTTCCTCGGCCTCGTGCGGGCCGACGGCTGGCCCAACCGGGGCGCCCGGCGCGACATCTCGGTGGTGCTGAGCCTGGCGCTGCCGGTGTTCCTGCTCAACGGGCTGGGGGCCCATCTCGTCGCCCGGCTGTTGGGGCAGGTGAGCCCCGGCCTGCTGCAGATGGTGGGCGTGTCGCTGCTGGGGGGTGTCCTGGCGATCGTGTTCGTGGTCGGGGTCGCCTACTACGGCACGATCGTCGCCTACCGCACCGGCACCGACCCCGACACCTACGGCATCCCGGTGGTCAGCTCCACGGTCGACCTGGTGGGGGCGTTGACACTGGTGGCGGCCATCGTCGTGTTCGGGTTGTCCTAG
- a CDS encoding SPFH domain-containing protein: MTWAIVAIILAIPLAIYIISGVRIIRPYQRGVVERLGKYKTTVDPGLRLIIPFIESVRTVDMREQVVDVPPQEVITSDNVVVSVDAVVYYEPTDPQRLIYNVANFLLAVTKLAQTNLRNVIGDMQLDEALTSRDKLNLALRQILDDATDKWGVRVVRVEIQRIDPPPDVMHAMHEQMKAERTRRAVVTEADGARQAAITRAEGEKQAAVLTAEGDKQQQVLHAEGQAQAMERVAEAERFRQLTVAEGEAQAITSVFNAIHEGNPDTELLTLKYLETLRAMADGQATKIIVPTELAGLAGSLTAVSELLSSTGGSSNGAAIEAPKPT; encoded by the coding sequence ATGACCTGGGCAATCGTCGCGATCATCCTGGCCATACCCCTGGCCATCTACATCATCTCCGGGGTCCGGATCATCCGTCCGTACCAGCGGGGCGTGGTGGAGCGACTCGGCAAGTACAAGACCACCGTCGACCCCGGCCTGCGCCTGATCATCCCGTTCATCGAGTCGGTGCGCACGGTCGACATGCGGGAGCAGGTGGTCGACGTGCCGCCGCAGGAGGTCATCACCTCCGACAACGTGGTGGTCTCGGTCGACGCGGTCGTCTACTACGAGCCCACCGACCCGCAGCGGCTCATCTACAACGTGGCGAACTTCCTGCTGGCGGTCACCAAGCTGGCGCAGACGAACCTGCGGAACGTCATCGGCGACATGCAGCTCGACGAGGCGCTGACCTCCCGCGACAAGCTCAACCTGGCGCTGCGCCAGATCCTCGACGACGCCACCGACAAGTGGGGCGTCCGGGTGGTCCGGGTGGAGATCCAGCGCATCGACCCGCCGCCGGACGTCATGCACGCCATGCACGAGCAGATGAAGGCGGAGCGGACCCGTCGTGCCGTGGTCACCGAGGCCGACGGTGCCCGCCAGGCCGCCATCACCCGGGCCGAGGGCGAGAAGCAGGCCGCGGTGCTGACGGCCGAGGGCGACAAGCAGCAGCAGGTGCTCCACGCCGAGGGCCAGGCCCAGGCCATGGAGCGGGTGGCGGAGGCCGAGCGCTTCCGTCAGCTCACCGTCGCCGAGGGCGAGGCGCAGGCCATCACCTCGGTGTTCAACGCCATCCACGAAGGCAACCCCGACACCGAGCTGCTCACGCTGAAGTACCTGGAGACGCTGCGGGCGATGGCCGACGGCCAGGCCACCAAGATCATCGTGCCGACCGAGCTGGCGGGCCTGGCCGGCTCGCTCACCGCGGTGTCGGAGCTGCTCAGCAGCACCGGCGGCAGCAGCAACGGCGCCGCGATCGAGGCCCCCAAGCCGACCTGA
- a CDS encoding TrkA C-terminal domain-containing protein — MDDRPRNLRAMLSEVKDLSELMVDLAYAALYFGDPDMAEEVGELEERMDELVHDMRAVCVMAVRDPREADAMASVLQVISSIERIGNAAVDIARIVTHRLGIPRELVADLSNAEEVSHRVRVRDGSHLARRLLEDLELPVQTGMRIVAIRRDRDWITDVEGEEIMLPGDVLFLRGPPAGITRLRELAAAPNWTPPDAPDDAQLSDLDRAIDVLVEMKNVSETAVGLAYSAIVLRDIGLATEVGQLEDRLDEMKDRLELWVLRASASSADVDPAPLRGLLHLSQAAEELGDAAQQMVWLIEKDEDLHPILQIGFGESDEVVVRVPVAPGSQADGASLVELQLDVDPGFHVLAVRRGGRYLYRPRGHAVLRAYDELIASGPDEGHPILARRLGWRLEEDEDTGEHHLTPV; from the coding sequence ATGGACGACAGACCGCGCAACCTCCGGGCGATGCTCTCGGAGGTCAAGGATCTCTCCGAGTTGATGGTCGACCTGGCCTACGCGGCCCTCTACTTCGGCGACCCGGACATGGCCGAGGAGGTGGGCGAGCTCGAGGAGCGGATGGACGAGCTGGTCCACGACATGCGCGCGGTGTGCGTCATGGCCGTGCGCGACCCCCGCGAGGCCGACGCGATGGCCTCGGTGCTGCAGGTGATCTCGTCGATCGAGCGGATCGGCAACGCCGCGGTCGACATCGCCCGCATCGTCACCCACCGCCTCGGCATCCCCCGCGAGCTGGTCGCCGACCTGTCCAACGCCGAGGAGGTGTCGCACCGGGTGCGCGTGCGCGACGGCTCCCACCTGGCCCGGCGGCTGCTGGAGGACCTGGAGCTGCCCGTCCAGACCGGGATGCGCATCGTCGCCATCCGGCGGGACCGCGACTGGATCACCGACGTCGAGGGCGAGGAGATCATGCTGCCCGGCGACGTGCTGTTCCTGCGGGGCCCGCCCGCCGGCATCACCCGCCTGCGCGAGCTGGCCGCGGCGCCCAACTGGACGCCCCCGGACGCACCCGACGACGCCCAGCTCAGCGACCTCGACCGGGCCATCGACGTCCTGGTCGAGATGAAGAACGTGTCCGAGACCGCGGTGGGGCTGGCCTACTCGGCGATCGTCCTGCGCGACATCGGTCTCGCCACGGAGGTGGGCCAGCTCGAGGACCGGCTCGACGAGATGAAGGACCGGCTGGAGCTGTGGGTGCTGCGGGCATCGGCGTCGTCGGCCGACGTCGACCCGGCGCCGCTGCGGGGGCTGCTCCACCTCTCGCAGGCCGCCGAGGAGCTCGGCGATGCTGCCCAGCAGATGGTCTGGCTCATCGAGAAGGACGAGGACCTGCACCCGATCCTGCAGATCGGCTTCGGGGAGAGCGACGAGGTGGTGGTGCGGGTGCCGGTCGCCCCCGGCTCGCAGGCCGACGGCGCCTCCCTGGTGGAGCTGCAGCTCGACGTCGACCCCGGCTTCCACGTGCTGGCGGTGCGGCGGGGCGGTCGCTACCTGTACCGCCCCCGGGGCCACGCGGTCCTCCGGGCCTACGACGAGCTCATCGCGAGCGGGCCCGACGAGGGCCACCCCATCCTCGCCCGCCGTCTCGGCTGGCGCCTCGAGGAGGACGAGGACACGGGCGAGCACCACCTCACCCCGGTCTGA
- a CDS encoding NfeD family protein: MNSPEDWRWIWLIAAVFFTVGEMATPGSFFLFPFAVGAIVAAALAFGGVGVSVEWIAFIAVSIATLAAMRPLARKLDLGGDGHGIGSRRLIGQNATVLDEIPGHGELGMVRVHREEWRAESFDGSPIPTGAVVRVAEIEGTRVIVLPIGEVTPPPPTEPPPPPPQGADS, from the coding sequence ATGAACTCGCCCGAGGATTGGCGCTGGATCTGGCTCATCGCGGCGGTGTTCTTCACCGTCGGCGAGATGGCCACACCGGGGTCGTTCTTCCTCTTCCCCTTCGCCGTCGGAGCGATCGTCGCGGCCGCCCTGGCCTTCGGTGGCGTCGGCGTCAGCGTCGAGTGGATCGCCTTCATCGCCGTGTCGATCGCGACCCTGGCGGCCATGCGACCGCTGGCCCGCAAGCTCGACCTCGGCGGCGACGGCCACGGCATCGGCTCACGCCGGCTGATCGGCCAGAACGCCACCGTCCTCGACGAGATCCCCGGTCACGGCGAGCTCGGCATGGTGCGCGTCCACCGTGAGGAGTGGCGCGCCGAGTCGTTCGACGGTTCCCCCATCCCCACGGGCGCGGTGGTGCGCGTCGCCGAGATCGAGGGGACGCGGGTGATCGTGCTCCCGATCGGCGAGGTCACGCCGCCGCCGCCGACCGAACCCCCTCCCCCGCCTCCCCAAGGAGCTGACAGCTGA